In Calothrix sp. PCC 7507, one DNA window encodes the following:
- a CDS encoding TIGR00297 family protein, translated as MLPLIDSANPWLVGVGLNAILLGLVWIAPKKLLTPAGLFHAWLLGILIWGTLGWQGYLVVAFYFLVGSGVTRIGLAQKEAEGIAEKRSGARGPENVWGSALAAALCALGVGLINSGLVAQSLIPNPQSLLLLGYVASFSTKLSDTCASEVGKAYGKSTFLITTLQPVPRGTEGAVSLEGTLAGVVGSIAIALLSWGVGLIDLLGVLWCIIAAFIATNLESVIGATLQSKYTWLTNELVNVLNTLIGAIAAILIAWLWTSFIV; from the coding sequence ATGCTACCTTTAATTGATTCTGCAAATCCTTGGTTGGTGGGAGTAGGATTAAACGCAATTTTATTGGGTTTAGTCTGGATTGCTCCCAAAAAGCTGCTTACCCCAGCTGGATTATTCCATGCTTGGTTGCTGGGCATACTGATTTGGGGAACGCTAGGTTGGCAGGGGTATCTAGTGGTGGCGTTCTATTTTTTAGTTGGTTCTGGGGTAACGCGCATTGGCTTGGCACAAAAAGAAGCCGAAGGAATTGCTGAAAAGCGTTCTGGGGCAAGAGGCCCTGAAAATGTCTGGGGTTCGGCTTTGGCTGCGGCGCTATGTGCCTTGGGAGTGGGATTGATCAATTCAGGATTAGTTGCCCAGTCCCTAATCCCTAATCCCCAGTCCCTATTACTGTTAGGCTATGTGGCGAGTTTTAGTACTAAACTTTCCGACACCTGCGCTAGCGAAGTTGGTAAAGCATACGGTAAAAGCACCTTTTTGATTACCACATTACAACCAGTACCTCGCGGCACAGAAGGGGCAGTGAGCTTAGAGGGAACTTTAGCTGGGGTAGTAGGCTCAATTGCGATCGCTCTTTTGAGTTGGGGAGTAGGTCTAATTGATTTATTGGGTGTACTTTGGTGTATCATCGCGGCATTTATTGCCACTAATTTAGAGAGTGTGATTGGTGCAACACTGCAATCTAAATACACTTGGCTCACTAATGAATTAGTCAATGTTTTAAATACATTGATTGGGGCGATCGCTGCTATACTCATTGCCTGGCTATGGACAAGTTTCATTGTCTAG
- a CDS encoding VOC family protein, translating into MNQVLFHLAFPVTDIAQTKAYYVHGLGCIPGRENPHALILNLYGHQLVAHTTKEPLAPQRTIYPRHFGLVFTVEDDWEQLLARAQQHQLLFREEPKNRFVGSPLEHRTFFLEDPFYNLMEFKYYRHPEAIFGSYEYTQIGDRA; encoded by the coding sequence ATGAACCAAGTCTTATTTCATCTTGCCTTTCCTGTGACTGATATTGCTCAAACCAAAGCATATTATGTGCATGGTTTGGGGTGTATTCCTGGACGGGAAAATCCCCACGCTTTAATCCTGAATTTATACGGTCATCAGTTAGTAGCTCATACTACCAAAGAACCGTTAGCACCACAGCGTACTATTTATCCCAGACACTTTGGGCTAGTTTTTACCGTAGAAGATGATTGGGAACAATTACTAGCAAGGGCACAACAACATCAACTACTTTTTCGAGAAGAACCAAAAAATCGCTTTGTTGGCTCTCCTCTAGAACATCGCACTTTCTTTTTAGAAGATCCGTTTTATAACTTAATGGAGTTCAAATATTATCGCCACCCAGAGGCGATTTTTGGGAGCTATGAGTATACACAAATTGGGGATAGGGCTTAA
- a CDS encoding triacylglycerol lipase — translation MNTENQQHNPVLLIHGIDDTGAVFNTMAGYLTQRGWSVHTLDLIPNNGAVGLDELAKQVEYYVAANFAPEQTLDLVGFSMGGIVSRYYIQRLGGINRVQRFITIASPHYGTAVAYGSRRPGCVQMRTNSAFLKDLNSDAAMLKQLNFTSIWTPYDLMIVPANSSQIPVGREEIIPVALHPWMLKDARSLAIVAAALAEPIKPYPQFVYTHSSQKSPLGGDNI, via the coding sequence ATGAACACTGAAAATCAGCAACACAACCCTGTGTTATTGATACATGGTATTGATGATACAGGGGCAGTTTTCAATACAATGGCAGGCTATCTAACACAACGAGGTTGGTCTGTTCATACTCTGGATTTAATCCCCAATAATGGTGCTGTAGGACTCGATGAGTTGGCAAAGCAGGTAGAATATTATGTCGCTGCCAACTTTGCGCCGGAACAAACACTGGATTTAGTCGGCTTCAGCATGGGTGGAATTGTCAGCCGTTATTATATCCAGCGATTAGGGGGGATTAATCGTGTGCAGCGGTTTATCACGATCGCTTCACCTCATTATGGAACTGCTGTTGCCTATGGTTCTCGTCGTCCTGGTTGCGTGCAAATGCGTACCAACAGCGCTTTTCTGAAGGATTTAAACTCTGATGCTGCAATGTTGAAGCAGTTAAATTTTACATCCATTTGGACGCCTTATGATTTGATGATTGTCCCAGCCAATAGTTCACAGATACCAGTAGGACGGGAAGAGATCATACCTGTGGCGCTACACCCCTGGATGTTAAAAGACGCCAGGAGTTTAGCAATAGTAGCCGCAGCATTAGCCGAGCCGATTAAGCCCTATCCCCAATTTGTGTATACTCATAGCTCCCAAAAATCGCCTCTGGGTGGCGATAATATTTGA
- a CDS encoding tetratricopeptide repeat protein gives MLEQVATAFERKDYSTAARLLKQLLKESPENPWVQFYVGRLHEVSGKRQNAERIYRQLLRDTTNTKILMQARQSLQRLQDIEQEEKQRAIAKATSEPNNAELGILVLEPISNELKGKVAKKFSQIMQIDAYTARLVLPSRSWKLYRTGQVGELKYYGQQLQQAGISCFWATIAEIQKIQVFQVKHFVESGTHATVVCRNQANQIGSLTFEWSEVKAQVVGLLPIFEEVVDVDARRKLIRKTQTQDYAQFCDLHLPSRHCILRLYDGGYEFQQGIEIAPQASKNTIRINWNSLVDWLQQQLPQVQVWSDFTPFAETILDQTEMLGNIQSYIHLFRRERTNWDPAFHLYSGLVFLQLT, from the coding sequence ATGCTTGAGCAAGTTGCCACTGCCTTTGAGCGCAAAGACTATAGCACGGCTGCGAGATTACTCAAACAGCTCCTAAAAGAATCCCCAGAAAATCCTTGGGTACAATTTTATGTCGGACGGCTGCATGAAGTATCTGGAAAGCGCCAAAATGCGGAAAGAATTTATCGGCAACTATTGAGGGATACAACTAATACTAAAATATTAATGCAGGCACGCCAAAGTTTACAGCGACTGCAAGACATTGAGCAAGAAGAAAAACAAAGAGCGATTGCTAAAGCAACAAGTGAACCTAACAATGCTGAATTAGGTATATTAGTTTTAGAACCTATTAGTAACGAACTCAAAGGGAAAGTTGCCAAAAAATTTTCTCAGATTATGCAAATTGACGCTTACACTGCCCGTTTGGTGTTGCCAAGTCGCAGTTGGAAGTTATATCGCACTGGACAAGTGGGAGAATTAAAATATTATGGTCAGCAGTTACAACAAGCTGGTATTTCTTGCTTTTGGGCAACAATAGCTGAGATTCAAAAAATTCAAGTTTTTCAAGTCAAGCATTTTGTAGAATCGGGTACACATGCTACTGTTGTTTGTCGTAACCAAGCAAATCAAATCGGTTCTTTAACTTTTGAATGGTCAGAAGTTAAAGCGCAAGTTGTGGGACTCTTACCTATTTTTGAAGAAGTTGTAGATGTTGATGCCCGTCGTAAACTAATACGCAAAACTCAAACCCAAGACTATGCTCAATTTTGCGATTTACACTTACCCAGTAGGCATTGCATTCTGCGACTTTATGACGGTGGTTATGAATTCCAGCAAGGTATAGAAATTGCTCCCCAAGCTAGCAAAAATACCATCAGAATCAATTGGAATAGTTTAGTAGACTGGTTGCAGCAGCAACTGCCTCAAGTCCAAGTTTGGTCAGATTTCACCCCTTTTGCAGAGACAATATTAGATCAAACAGAAATGCTGGGTAATATCCAGTCTTATATTCACCTATTTCGTAGGGAAAGAACCAACTGGGACCCAGCTTTTCATTTATATAGTGGACTAGTTTTTTTACAACTTACTTGA
- a CDS encoding acyltransferase, whose protein sequence is MEWSILAALRFFLALMVLCSHLRWFIPDNELILNFGKPDAMAAVISFLVISGYSIASSLSRSTKGFYKRRIFRLYPIYFTSIFFTFVPFLLTKSNSIKGFNRDFIAPDIILIPSNLLFLQNFFTRALQSNGVIWTLSLEVFFYLVAPFISKKVDDRKLLLFIVLSVICFIFHSYAKLPHFPLIQGGLNVLFLGWAWCLGFYFYRNKNLRYSRYLLIGLGTVALGLYGSPIRIITYLITCSILILSPKIKLPKLVEIIFDFAGNISYPLYLVHVPSLIIAYSILGYRHWFYLVVFSLAVSTFFYYLLDFYSKNRKKFSST, encoded by the coding sequence ATGGAATGGAGTATTCTAGCAGCATTACGTTTCTTTCTGGCATTGATGGTTCTTTGTTCCCATCTGCGATGGTTTATTCCCGATAATGAATTAATACTTAATTTTGGCAAACCCGACGCAATGGCAGCGGTTATTAGCTTTCTAGTAATATCTGGTTACTCAATAGCAAGTTCACTTTCTAGAAGTACTAAAGGTTTCTATAAACGCCGAATTTTCAGATTATATCCCATATACTTTACCAGTATCTTTTTTACTTTTGTGCCATTTTTGTTAACAAAATCAAATAGTATTAAAGGCTTTAATCGGGATTTTATAGCACCGGATATCATACTAATCCCCAGTAATTTACTTTTTTTACAAAACTTTTTTACTAGAGCATTACAATCTAATGGTGTTATTTGGACTTTAAGTCTAGAAGTATTTTTCTATTTAGTGGCTCCATTCATATCTAAAAAAGTAGATGATAGAAAATTACTGCTATTTATTGTGCTTTCAGTTATTTGTTTTATATTCCACTCTTATGCTAAGTTGCCACATTTTCCTCTAATACAAGGGGGATTAAATGTTTTATTTTTAGGTTGGGCGTGGTGTTTAGGTTTTTACTTTTATAGAAATAAGAATCTACGATATTCAAGGTATTTACTGATTGGATTAGGGACAGTAGCACTAGGTCTATATGGTTCTCCAATTAGGATTATTACTTATCTGATCACCTGTTCTATACTAATTCTATCTCCAAAAATTAAGCTGCCTAAGCTAGTAGAAATTATATTTGATTTCGCAGGAAATATTTCCTATCCTTTATATTTAGTTCATGTCCCTAGTCTAATTATTGCTTACTCAATTTTAGGTTATAGACATTGGTTCTATTTAGTTGTTTTCAGTCTAGCTGTATCAACATTTTTCTATTATTTACTTGATTTTTACTCAAAAAATAGAAAGAAATTTTCTTCTACATAG
- a CDS encoding 16S rRNA (uracil(1498)-N(3))-methyltransferase translates to MSQLQRIAIAPSQLQQGQILLTHEQQHYLLRVLRLREGDRFIAMDGQGKWWLTQLVGEQGQVLEPLLVQTELPVSITLMVALPKGNGFDEVVRSCTELGVATIAPVLSDRTLLNPSPQKLERWRRIAAEAAEQSERSFVPTILEPVAFNTALSSVTRHLSLGNSQKYICEARGNYSHLRDCLNKKQMTTENGQETIIIVTGPEGGWTPAELESGINVGFQPVSLGHRILRAVTAPIVAMSLVGAAYEV, encoded by the coding sequence ATGTCTCAACTGCAAAGAATTGCGATCGCACCTTCTCAACTCCAACAAGGGCAAATTTTGCTGACGCACGAGCAACAGCATTATTTATTACGTGTGTTGCGTTTGCGGGAAGGCGATCGCTTTATTGCTATGGATGGTCAAGGTAAATGGTGGTTGACGCAGCTTGTAGGGGAGCAAGGACAGGTTTTAGAGCCACTTTTGGTGCAAACAGAATTACCTGTATCAATTACGCTGATGGTGGCGTTGCCTAAAGGCAATGGATTTGATGAAGTCGTCCGGAGTTGTACGGAGTTGGGAGTAGCCACTATTGCCCCGGTATTGAGCGATCGCACTTTACTTAATCCCAGTCCCCAAAAACTCGAACGTTGGCGAAGAATCGCCGCCGAAGCCGCAGAGCAATCAGAGCGCTCTTTTGTCCCGACCATTTTAGAACCTGTTGCTTTTAATACTGCGTTGTCATCAGTCACTCGTCATTTGTCATTGGGAAATAGCCAGAAATATATCTGTGAAGCACGGGGTAATTATTCCCATTTGAGGGATTGTTTAAACAAAAAACAAATGACAACAGAGAACGGACAAGAAACTATAATCATTGTCACTGGCCCAGAGGGGGGATGGACGCCAGCAGAGTTGGAGAGTGGAATTAACGTTGGTTTTCAACCCGTTTCTCTCGGACACCGCATCCTCAGAGCAGTTACAGCTCCTATTGTTGCCATGTCTTTAGTTGGCGCAGCCTATGAAGTCTAA
- the sir gene encoding sulfite reductase, ferredoxin dependent gives MVKSSPSPIAQPKPSKVEGIKENSNFLREPVATEILQDTTHFSEDSIQLLKFHGSYQQDNRDNRVKGQEKDYQMMLRTKNPGGLVPPQLYLALDKLADEYGNHTLRATTRQGFQLHGILKKNLKVAIATIVNNLGSTLGACGDINRNVMAPPAPFKNRPEYEYAWEYAQNIADLLSPQTGAYYEIWLDGEKIISGEENPEVTAARQRNGNGTIIHDNPEPIYGTHYMPRKFKACVTVPGDNSVDLYSQDLTLVVILNKKGELTGFNVYAGGGLGRTHNKEETFARLADPIGYVDKSDVYDIVKAIVATQRDYGDRSDRRHARLKYLINDWGVDKFRAKVEEYFGKPVAPFKKLPEFKYQDFLGWQEQGDGKLFLGISIDNGRVKDEGSFLLKTALREIVEQFNLPIRLTPHQNLIFYDIAPENKQAIQDILDSRGVVADPNSIEPLVRFAMACPALPTCGLAITESERAIPGILDRIRALLDKLGLQKEHFVVRMTGCPNGCARPYMAELAFVGSAPESYQVWLGGSPNQTRLAQAYTEKLHDNDIESFLEPIFVYFKKSKKQKESFGDFCDRVGFDAIREFTATYDPLAANSLGKSRRRVSLKDEVYLQLKAAAESQGKPMTDLVHAALEAYFQNLP, from the coding sequence ATGGTTAAATCCTCCCCTTCCCCGATCGCCCAACCTAAGCCTTCTAAAGTAGAAGGAATTAAGGAAAACAGTAATTTTTTGCGTGAACCTGTAGCCACTGAAATCCTTCAGGACACCACTCACTTTAGTGAAGACTCGATACAACTTCTCAAGTTTCATGGCTCATACCAACAAGATAACCGCGATAATCGTGTCAAGGGACAGGAAAAAGATTACCAGATGATGTTGCGGACGAAAAACCCTGGTGGTTTAGTACCGCCGCAACTCTATCTGGCTTTAGACAAGTTGGCTGATGAATATGGAAACCACACCTTGCGCGCCACTACACGTCAAGGTTTTCAACTACACGGCATTTTAAAGAAAAATCTTAAGGTAGCAATTGCGACAATCGTTAATAATCTGGGTTCTACTCTAGGCGCATGTGGTGATATCAATCGGAATGTGATGGCGCCACCAGCCCCGTTTAAAAATCGTCCTGAGTATGAATATGCTTGGGAGTATGCCCAAAATATTGCTGATTTGTTATCTCCGCAAACGGGCGCTTATTATGAAATTTGGTTAGATGGAGAAAAGATTATTAGTGGAGAAGAAAACCCAGAAGTTACAGCAGCGCGACAACGCAATGGCAATGGGACAATCATCCACGATAATCCAGAACCCATTTATGGTACTCACTATATGCCGCGCAAGTTCAAGGCTTGCGTGACGGTACCTGGCGATAATTCTGTGGATTTGTATTCTCAAGACTTGACTTTGGTCGTCATTCTAAATAAAAAGGGGGAACTTACAGGATTTAATGTCTATGCTGGTGGCGGCTTAGGACGAACACACAATAAAGAAGAAACCTTCGCTAGACTAGCAGACCCTATTGGCTATGTGGATAAAAGCGATGTTTACGACATCGTGAAGGCGATTGTTGCTACTCAACGAGATTATGGCGATCGCTCAGACCGTCGTCACGCCAGATTAAAATATTTAATCAATGATTGGGGTGTCGATAAATTCCGCGCCAAAGTCGAAGAATATTTCGGTAAGCCAGTCGCACCCTTTAAAAAACTGCCAGAGTTTAAATACCAAGACTTCCTCGGTTGGCAAGAACAAGGCGATGGCAAACTATTCTTAGGTATTTCCATCGATAATGGTCGTGTTAAAGATGAAGGTTCGTTTCTACTGAAAACCGCCTTGCGGGAAATTGTCGAACAGTTTAACTTACCCATCCGTCTCACACCACACCAAAATCTGATTTTTTACGACATCGCACCAGAGAACAAGCAAGCAATTCAAGATATTCTCGACAGCCGTGGTGTTGTTGCTGATCCCAATAGCATTGAACCTCTGGTGAGGTTTGCAATGGCTTGTCCGGCTTTACCTACCTGTGGCTTGGCGATTACGGAATCAGAACGCGCCATCCCCGGTATTTTAGACCGAATTCGCGCTTTACTAGATAAATTAGGTTTACAAAAAGAGCATTTTGTGGTGAGGATGACAGGCTGCCCCAACGGTTGCGCTCGTCCTTACATGGCAGAATTGGCTTTTGTGGGTAGTGCGCCAGAATCCTACCAAGTATGGCTAGGTGGTTCACCTAACCAGACACGGTTAGCACAGGCTTACACCGAAAAGCTCCACGACAATGACATAGAAAGCTTCCTAGAGCCGATTTTTGTTTACTTCAAAAAGTCGAAGAAACAAAAAGAAAGCTTTGGTGATTTTTGCGATCGCGTCGGTTTTGATGCTATCCGAGAGTTTACCGCTACCTACGATCCTCTAGCAGCCAACAGTTTAGGCAAATCGCGCCGCCGGGTAAGCTTGAAGGATGAGGTTTATCTGCAGCTAAAAGCAGCCGCAGAAAGTCAAGGAAAGCCGATGACTGATTTGGTACATGCAGCGCTGGAAGCTTATTTTCAGAATCTGCCGTAA